A genomic region of Chryseobacterium sp. KACC 21268 contains the following coding sequences:
- a CDS encoding carboxylate-amine ligase, giving the protein MHRFTIGVEEEYQIIDAETRDLVSHVSKIIEGGKAVLSENLKHEMHESVVEMETGICENIQQARQELTDLRRHLVKTAHDQGLRVSGGGTHPFSHWKDNVITKDARYDKIVSDMGDVARSNLIFGLHVHIGIPDREEGIRIQNVMRYFLPHVYALSTNSPFWVGRLTGFKSYRQEVFAKFPRTGLPSYFGSVAEFDAYVNLMVKTGTIDNAKKIWWDLRVHPFYPTIEFRICDMPMTIDETVCLAAIMQSLVAKIYKMHQQNTSYRSYRRLLLTENKWRASKDGIDAHLIDFGKEASVPYRDLLEELLAFIDDVVDDLGCRKEVEYAREICKMGTGADRQLKVFNESGGDLKKVVDYMIYETEKGLI; this is encoded by the coding sequence ATGCACAGATTTACGATAGGTGTAGAAGAAGAATATCAAATTATAGACGCCGAAACGCGGGATTTGGTCTCGCACGTTTCAAAAATCATCGAAGGAGGAAAAGCCGTTCTAAGTGAAAACTTAAAACACGAAATGCACGAATCTGTGGTGGAAATGGAAACTGGAATTTGTGAAAATATCCAGCAGGCGCGCCAGGAGCTCACCGACCTCAGAAGACATCTTGTAAAGACCGCTCACGACCAAGGCTTGCGCGTTTCTGGTGGCGGAACTCACCCATTTTCGCATTGGAAAGATAACGTCATCACAAAAGATGCGCGTTATGACAAAATTGTGAGTGATATGGGCGATGTGGCGAGGTCAAACCTGATTTTTGGATTGCACGTTCACATCGGAATTCCAGACCGTGAAGAAGGCATTAGAATTCAAAACGTGATGCGTTATTTTCTGCCACACGTTTATGCTTTGTCCACCAATTCCCCTTTTTGGGTTGGCAGATTGACGGGTTTTAAATCTTACAGACAAGAAGTTTTTGCTAAATTTCCAAGAACAGGTTTGCCTAGCTACTTCGGAAGTGTTGCCGAATTTGATGCATATGTAAATCTGATGGTAAAAACCGGAACGATTGACAATGCCAAGAAAATCTGGTGGGATTTGAGAGTGCATCCCTTCTACCCGACTATCGAATTCAGGATTTGTGATATGCCAATGACGATTGACGAAACCGTTTGTCTTGCGGCAATTATGCAGTCTCTGGTAGCAAAAATATACAAAATGCACCAGCAAAATACGAGTTACAGAAGTTACAGAAGATTATTATTGACCGAAAACAAATGGCGCGCCTCAAAAGATGGAATCGATGCACACTTGATCGACTTCGGCAAAGAAGCGAGCGTTCCTTACCGTGACCTTTTGGAAGAATTGTTGGCTTTCATTGATGACGTTGTTGACGATTTGGGTTGCAGAAAAGAAGTGGAATACGCGAGAGAAATCTGCAAAATGGGAACTGGCGCAGACCGACAACTGAAAGTCTTCAACGAAAGTGGCGGTGACCTGAAAAAAGTCGTGGATTATATGATCTATGAAACCGAAAAAGGATTGATTTAA
- a CDS encoding alpha/beta hydrolase-fold protein, with protein MPQITHTDYYSHILGMSLQVEVTGHFGTPVIMFPTSQGSYTQNADFHLNGSISHFTNNGILKLFNIQTIDKFSFYDKGISPYERIRNYEMYVQFLVQEFIPYIQRTHNTHRVVVAGASFGGYHAANFAFRFPDLVSHLFCLSGAFSIRSFMDGYDDQLIYFNCPDEFIKNDEAWKYKHMHIVLSTSDRDICLEPTRKMAGILTSKGINHWYDEQKWIDHDWVLWRMVFPKFIGRFFG; from the coding sequence ATGCCTCAAATTACACATACAGATTATTACTCACATATTCTCGGGATGAGCCTCCAGGTGGAAGTTACCGGACATTTTGGAACTCCGGTGATTATGTTTCCGACTTCGCAGGGTTCTTACACTCAGAATGCGGATTTCCATCTCAATGGAAGCATCTCGCACTTCACCAACAATGGAATTTTGAAATTGTTCAATATCCAAACCATCGACAAATTCAGTTTTTACGACAAAGGGATTTCACCCTACGAAAGAATCCGAAATTACGAAATGTACGTTCAGTTTTTGGTTCAGGAGTTCATTCCGTACATTCAGAGAACGCATAATACGCATCGTGTAGTGGTGGCTGGCGCAAGTTTCGGTGGTTATCACGCCGCCAATTTCGCATTCAGGTTTCCTGATTTGGTTTCTCATCTTTTCTGTCTGTCTGGCGCATTTTCTATCAGAAGTTTTATGGATGGTTATGACGACCAACTTATCTATTTCAATTGTCCAGACGAATTTATCAAGAATGATGAAGCTTGGAAGTACAAACATATGCACATCGTCCTCAGCACTTCCGACCGTGATATTTGCTTGGAACCAACGAGAAAGATGGCGGGAATCCTGACCTCAAAAGGCATCAACCATTGGTACGACGAGCAAAAATGGATAGACCACGATTGGGTGCTTTGGCGAATGGTCTTCCCTAAATTTATTGGAAGATTTTTCGGATAA
- a CDS encoding ATP-grasp domain-containing protein, giving the protein MEKTIVCISCYYKGYDFMDECKKLGNKVILITSENLKEKNWPWHAIDEVYYMPEIEASVWNLDHLVQGFAYLMKNHQIDAVIALDDFDVEKAAMIRETYRIPGMGQTTHRYFRDKLAMRQQAKDNGISVPEFSSIFNDAKLHKFTQDVPGPWVLKPRSEASASGIIKINSAEELWPAVENLGDERFKFLLEAFKPGDVYHVDCLIYNKEIVFSCFSKYLSPPMKVSHEGGVFRTKTLDKKSEEAIGLEKINKEVLDKFGIQNGATHSEYIRGIDGQYYFLETSSRVGGAHIPDMVEAATGVNIWREWAKLENALLDGEKYTVEETQKLYSGLIVSLAKEKHSNTDDLNNEHVEKFLPIDYHIGIVYKAKTADIIEERLDEAALIVTEQILNILPPKD; this is encoded by the coding sequence ATGGAAAAAACAATTGTCTGCATCTCCTGTTATTACAAAGGTTACGACTTTATGGACGAGTGCAAAAAGCTTGGAAACAAAGTCATTCTCATCACATCAGAAAACCTGAAAGAAAAAAACTGGCCTTGGCACGCGATAGACGAGGTTTATTATATGCCGGAAATCGAAGCTTCGGTTTGGAATCTGGACCATCTGGTGCAAGGTTTTGCATATTTGATGAAAAATCATCAGATAGATGCGGTGATTGCCTTGGACGATTTTGATGTGGAAAAAGCGGCGATGATTCGTGAAACCTACCGTATTCCGGGAATGGGACAAACGACGCACCGTTATTTCCGAGACAAGCTGGCAATGCGCCAACAGGCAAAGGACAACGGGATTTCCGTACCCGAATTTTCATCGATTTTCAATGATGCAAAATTGCATAAGTTCACACAGGATGTTCCCGGACCTTGGGTTTTGAAACCACGTTCCGAAGCTTCTGCCAGTGGCATTATCAAAATAAATTCTGCCGAAGAACTTTGGCCAGCGGTAGAAAATCTGGGCGACGAACGTTTCAAATTTTTACTGGAGGCGTTCAAACCTGGCGATGTCTACCACGTGGATTGTTTGATTTACAACAAAGAAATCGTGTTTTCCTGCTTCTCAAAATACCTTTCTCCACCAATGAAAGTGTCTCACGAAGGTGGTGTTTTCCGAACCAAAACTTTGGATAAAAAATCTGAAGAAGCGATTGGTTTAGAAAAAATCAACAAAGAGGTTTTGGATAAATTCGGGATTCAAAATGGGGCAACACACAGCGAATATATCCGAGGAATTGATGGTCAATACTACTTTCTGGAAACTTCATCCAGAGTGGGTGGCGCGCACATTCCCGATATGGTGGAAGCGGCAACTGGCGTCAACATCTGGAGAGAATGGGCAAAATTGGAAAATGCATTATTGGACGGCGAAAAATACACGGTTGAAGAAACTCAGAAATTATATTCCGGATTGATTGTTTCGCTTGCCAAAGAAAAACACTCGAACACGGATGACTTGAATAATGAGCACGTGGAAAAATTCTTACCAATCGACTATCACATCGGAATTGTTTACAAGGCCAAAACAGCTGATATCATTGAAGAAAGATTGGACGAAGCAGCCTTAATCGTCACCGAGCAAATTTTGAATATTCTGCCTCCCAAAGACTAA
- a CDS encoding leucyl aminopeptidase family protein, whose product MIKIYNKKEATTQNIFLFSEDDWEQEKSNYPNTEHFFNGKKSEVFIKTDSNEINFFIGIGKDSKGFEIQAVAKKFANDYKKNLQAVPTSVHSKLGFDLIEEFVKGLFLGTYLYPFEKSHPFWQENFKLHFENISEDEAKNLSIKTEALCNGQFAGMEWLNKPANHKKVDQISEFLKSTAEKYGLNYKSLNREESIQEGLGAFVAVNQGSSQEASFTILEYKSENENAKTIGLVGKCVLFDTGGISIKGSANLHYMKSDMGGASAVIGALITASELKLPVNIIAILPITDNAVSEKSYLPSDVITAYNGKTIEVLDTDAEGRMTLADGLSYLSKNYKTDVLIDLATLTGSSVRMFGYTCGAYFSNNADLKKSLEKSADKTNQRLWNLPLWDVWKDDFTSDVADFKNISMKPFGDCIVAAKFLEQFIEGHQNWAHLDIAGVAFGNVGYAKDKAATGYGVQLLLDFIENYN is encoded by the coding sequence ATGATTAAAATCTACAATAAAAAAGAAGCAACCACACAAAATATATTCCTGTTCAGCGAAGACGATTGGGAGCAGGAAAAATCAAATTATCCGAATACGGAACATTTCTTCAACGGAAAAAAAAGCGAGGTTTTCATTAAAACTGATTCCAACGAAATCAATTTTTTCATTGGAATCGGGAAAGATTCAAAAGGTTTTGAAATCCAGGCTGTAGCGAAAAAATTTGCGAACGATTATAAAAAAAATCTACAGGCTGTTCCGACTTCGGTTCATTCAAAACTAGGATTTGATTTGATTGAAGAGTTCGTAAAAGGTCTATTCTTGGGAACTTACCTCTACCCTTTTGAAAAGTCGCATCCATTTTGGCAGGAGAATTTTAAGCTTCATTTTGAAAATATTTCCGAAGATGAAGCGAAGAATTTGTCCATAAAAACCGAAGCCCTTTGCAACGGGCAATTTGCTGGAATGGAGTGGCTGAACAAACCTGCGAACCATAAAAAGGTGGACCAAATCTCAGAATTTCTGAAATCGACCGCAGAAAAATATGGTTTGAATTACAAATCATTGAACCGAGAAGAATCCATCCAAGAAGGTTTGGGCGCGTTTGTCGCGGTCAATCAGGGAAGTTCGCAGGAAGCCTCTTTCACGATTTTGGAATATAAATCTGAAAATGAGAACGCCAAAACCATCGGTTTGGTTGGAAAATGCGTCTTGTTCGACACGGGCGGAATTTCCATCAAAGGCTCTGCCAATCTGCATTATATGAAAAGTGATATGGGCGGAGCAAGTGCTGTGATTGGTGCTTTGATTACAGCTTCGGAACTCAAACTTCCGGTGAATATCATTGCAATCCTGCCAATTACGGACAATGCAGTTTCGGAAAAATCGTATTTGCCAAGTGACGTGATTACGGCTTACAATGGAAAAACAATTGAAGTTTTGGACACCGATGCGGAAGGCAGAATGACGCTTGCAGACGGACTTTCGTACTTGTCAAAGAATTATAAAACCGATGTTCTGATTGATTTGGCAACCTTGACAGGAAGTTCCGTTCGAATGTTCGGTTACACTTGTGGCGCCTACTTTTCCAACAATGCCGATTTGAAAAAATCATTGGAAAAGTCGGCAGATAAAACCAATCAGCGACTTTGGAATTTGCCACTTTGGGATGTCTGGAAAGATGATTTCACTTCGGATGTTGCAGATTTTAAGAACATCTCGATGAAGCCTTTTGGGGATTGCATTGTTGCTGCAAAATTTTTGGAACAATTTATAGAAGGCCATCAGAATTGGGCGCATCTCGATATTGCTGGCGTCGCTTTTGGAAATGTTGGTTATGCGAAAGATAAGGCGGCGACAGGTTATGGCGTGCAGTTGCTTTTGGATTTTATTGAGAATTATAATTAG